The following coding sequences are from one Carettochelys insculpta isolate YL-2023 chromosome 5, ASM3395843v1, whole genome shotgun sequence window:
- the CHRNA6 gene encoding neuronal acetylcholine receptor subunit alpha-6 isoform X1 — protein sequence MLSKKWLRFLSSSSCLWAYAFLSLVKACEPEERLFQKLFSNYNHFIRPVENVSDPVTVYFEVAITQLANVDEVNQIMETNLWLRHIWNDYKLRWNPMEYDGIEFVRVPADKIWKPDIVLYNNAVGDFQVESKTKALLKYDGMITWTPPAIFKSSCPMDITFFPFDHQNCSLKFGSWTYDKAKIDLLIIGSKVDMNDLWENSEWEIVDASGYKHDIKYNCCEEIYTDITYSFYIRRLPMFYTINLIIPCLFISFLTVLVFYLPSDCGEKVTLCISVLLSLTVFLLVITETIPSTSLVIPLVGEYLLFTMIFVTLSIVVTVFVLNIHYRTPTTHTMPEWVKSVFLRLLPKVLMMTQPLEKPKKASSKQSTKGFARKSSKMKPYREVKLHKEQRCRYCDKVNELVASKGRLSHQPLKWGTDPIEYSAEVREVISNIEFIAENMRSQNETKEVEDDWKYVAMVIDRVFLWVFIVLCMFGTAGLFLQPLIADA from the exons ATGCTTTCCAAGAAGTGGCTCAGATTTCTTTCCTCCAGCTCCTGTCTGTGGGCATATGCATTCCTGTCCTTGGTTAAAG CATGTGAACCAGAAGAACGATTGTTCCAAAAACTTTTCTCCAACTAcaaccacttcatcagaccagTGGAAAATGTATCTGATCCTGTGACCGTGTATTTTGAAGTGGCAATTACACAGCTTGCTAATGTG GATGAAGTCAATCAGATTATGGAAACCAACCTGTGGCTACGACAT ATTTGGAATGACTATAAATTGCGCTGGAATCCAATGGAGTATGATGGAATTGAATTTGTTCGGGTGCCAGCAGATAAAATTTGGAAGCCTGATATCGTCTTGTATAATAA TGCCGTTGGGGATTTTCAAGTCGAAAGCAAGACCAAAGCGCTTCTTAAATACGATGGGATGATCACATGGACCCCACCCgctatttttaaaagttcttgTCCGATGGACATTACATTTTTCCCCTTCGATCACCAGAACTGTTCCCTGAAATTTGGCTCCTGGACATATGACAAAGCCAAAATTGACCTCCTGATTATTGGCTCCAAAGTGGACATGAATGACCTTTGGGAAAACAGCGAATGGGAAATAGTTGATGCGTCTGGCTATAAACATGACATCAAATATAACTGCTGTGAAGAGATCTACACAGATATAACCTACTCCTTTTATATCCGAAGGCTGCCCATGTTTTACACCATTAATCTGATCATTCCCTGCCTCTTCATTTCATTCCTAACCGTGCTTGTCTTCTACCTTCCCTCCGACTGTGGGGAAAAGGTGACCCTGTGCATCTCCGTGCTCCTGTCGCTGACTGTATTTTTACTGGTGATCACAGAGACGATCCCGTCAACCTCGCTGGTGATTCCGCTGGTGGGCGAATACCTGCTCTTCACCATGATCTTTGTGACCCTCTCAATCGTGGTCACAGTGTTTGTGCTGAACATTCACTATCGGACACCAACCACCCACACCATGCCCGAATGGGTGAAAAGCGTCTTTCTCAGGCTGCTGCCCAAAGTCCTGATGATGACACAGCCTCTAGAGAAGCCGAAGAAAGCCAGCTCTAAGCAGAGTACAAAAGGGTTTGCTAGGAAGTCTAGTAAAATGAAGCCATACAGGGAGGTTAAATTACACAAGGAGCAGAGATGCCGCTACTGTGACAAG GTGAATGAACTTGTTGCCAGCAAAGGAAGATTGAGTCACCAGCCCCTGAAGTGGGGGACGGACCCCATCGAGTACTCCGCAGAAGTCAGAGAGGTAATTAGCAACATCGAGTTCATCGCTGAGAACATGAGGAGCCAAAATGAAACTAAAGAG GTGGAGGATGATTGGAAATACGTGGCTATGGTGATAGACAGGGTCTTCCTTTGGGTGTTCATTGTTCTCTGTATGTTTGGGACAGCAGGGTTGTTTCTGCAGCCACTAATAGCAGACGCATAA
- the CHRNA6 gene encoding neuronal acetylcholine receptor subunit alpha-6 isoform X3, producing METNLWLRHIWNDYKLRWNPMEYDGIEFVRVPADKIWKPDIVLYNNAVGDFQVESKTKALLKYDGMITWTPPAIFKSSCPMDITFFPFDHQNCSLKFGSWTYDKAKIDLLIIGSKVDMNDLWENSEWEIVDASGYKHDIKYNCCEEIYTDITYSFYIRRLPMFYTINLIIPCLFISFLTVLVFYLPSDCGEKVTLCISVLLSLTVFLLVITETIPSTSLVIPLVGEYLLFTMIFVTLSIVVTVFVLNIHYRTPTTHTMPEWVKSVFLRLLPKVLMMTQPLEKPKKASSKQSTKGFARKSSKMKPYREVKLHKEQRCRYCDKVNELVASKGRLSHQPLKWGTDPIEYSAEVREVISNIEFIAENMRSQNETKEVEDDWKYVAMVIDRVFLWVFIVLCMFGTAGLFLQPLIADA from the exons ATGGAAACCAACCTGTGGCTACGACAT ATTTGGAATGACTATAAATTGCGCTGGAATCCAATGGAGTATGATGGAATTGAATTTGTTCGGGTGCCAGCAGATAAAATTTGGAAGCCTGATATCGTCTTGTATAATAA TGCCGTTGGGGATTTTCAAGTCGAAAGCAAGACCAAAGCGCTTCTTAAATACGATGGGATGATCACATGGACCCCACCCgctatttttaaaagttcttgTCCGATGGACATTACATTTTTCCCCTTCGATCACCAGAACTGTTCCCTGAAATTTGGCTCCTGGACATATGACAAAGCCAAAATTGACCTCCTGATTATTGGCTCCAAAGTGGACATGAATGACCTTTGGGAAAACAGCGAATGGGAAATAGTTGATGCGTCTGGCTATAAACATGACATCAAATATAACTGCTGTGAAGAGATCTACACAGATATAACCTACTCCTTTTATATCCGAAGGCTGCCCATGTTTTACACCATTAATCTGATCATTCCCTGCCTCTTCATTTCATTCCTAACCGTGCTTGTCTTCTACCTTCCCTCCGACTGTGGGGAAAAGGTGACCCTGTGCATCTCCGTGCTCCTGTCGCTGACTGTATTTTTACTGGTGATCACAGAGACGATCCCGTCAACCTCGCTGGTGATTCCGCTGGTGGGCGAATACCTGCTCTTCACCATGATCTTTGTGACCCTCTCAATCGTGGTCACAGTGTTTGTGCTGAACATTCACTATCGGACACCAACCACCCACACCATGCCCGAATGGGTGAAAAGCGTCTTTCTCAGGCTGCTGCCCAAAGTCCTGATGATGACACAGCCTCTAGAGAAGCCGAAGAAAGCCAGCTCTAAGCAGAGTACAAAAGGGTTTGCTAGGAAGTCTAGTAAAATGAAGCCATACAGGGAGGTTAAATTACACAAGGAGCAGAGATGCCGCTACTGTGACAAG GTGAATGAACTTGTTGCCAGCAAAGGAAGATTGAGTCACCAGCCCCTGAAGTGGGGGACGGACCCCATCGAGTACTCCGCAGAAGTCAGAGAGGTAATTAGCAACATCGAGTTCATCGCTGAGAACATGAGGAGCCAAAATGAAACTAAAGAG GTGGAGGATGATTGGAAATACGTGGCTATGGTGATAGACAGGGTCTTCCTTTGGGTGTTCATTGTTCTCTGTATGTTTGGGACAGCAGGGTTGTTTCTGCAGCCACTAATAGCAGACGCATAA
- the CHRNA6 gene encoding neuronal acetylcholine receptor subunit alpha-6 isoform X2: protein MWMKSIRLWKPTCGYDIAVGDFQVESKTKALLKYDGMITWTPPAIFKSSCPMDITFFPFDHQNCSLKFGSWTYDKAKIDLLIIGSKVDMNDLWENSEWEIVDASGYKHDIKYNCCEEIYTDITYSFYIRRLPMFYTINLIIPCLFISFLTVLVFYLPSDCGEKVTLCISVLLSLTVFLLVITETIPSTSLVIPLVGEYLLFTMIFVTLSIVVTVFVLNIHYRTPTTHTMPEWVKSVFLRLLPKVLMMTQPLEKPKKASSKQSTKGFARKSSKMKPYREVKLHKEQRCRYCDKVNELVASKGRLSHQPLKWGTDPIEYSAEVREVISNIEFIAENMRSQNETKEVEDDWKYVAMVIDRVFLWVFIVLCMFGTAGLFLQPLIADA from the exons ATGTG GATGAAGTCAATCAGATTATGGAAACCAACCTGTGGCTACGACAT TGCCGTTGGGGATTTTCAAGTCGAAAGCAAGACCAAAGCGCTTCTTAAATACGATGGGATGATCACATGGACCCCACCCgctatttttaaaagttcttgTCCGATGGACATTACATTTTTCCCCTTCGATCACCAGAACTGTTCCCTGAAATTTGGCTCCTGGACATATGACAAAGCCAAAATTGACCTCCTGATTATTGGCTCCAAAGTGGACATGAATGACCTTTGGGAAAACAGCGAATGGGAAATAGTTGATGCGTCTGGCTATAAACATGACATCAAATATAACTGCTGTGAAGAGATCTACACAGATATAACCTACTCCTTTTATATCCGAAGGCTGCCCATGTTTTACACCATTAATCTGATCATTCCCTGCCTCTTCATTTCATTCCTAACCGTGCTTGTCTTCTACCTTCCCTCCGACTGTGGGGAAAAGGTGACCCTGTGCATCTCCGTGCTCCTGTCGCTGACTGTATTTTTACTGGTGATCACAGAGACGATCCCGTCAACCTCGCTGGTGATTCCGCTGGTGGGCGAATACCTGCTCTTCACCATGATCTTTGTGACCCTCTCAATCGTGGTCACAGTGTTTGTGCTGAACATTCACTATCGGACACCAACCACCCACACCATGCCCGAATGGGTGAAAAGCGTCTTTCTCAGGCTGCTGCCCAAAGTCCTGATGATGACACAGCCTCTAGAGAAGCCGAAGAAAGCCAGCTCTAAGCAGAGTACAAAAGGGTTTGCTAGGAAGTCTAGTAAAATGAAGCCATACAGGGAGGTTAAATTACACAAGGAGCAGAGATGCCGCTACTGTGACAAG GTGAATGAACTTGTTGCCAGCAAAGGAAGATTGAGTCACCAGCCCCTGAAGTGGGGGACGGACCCCATCGAGTACTCCGCAGAAGTCAGAGAGGTAATTAGCAACATCGAGTTCATCGCTGAGAACATGAGGAGCCAAAATGAAACTAAAGAG GTGGAGGATGATTGGAAATACGTGGCTATGGTGATAGACAGGGTCTTCCTTTGGGTGTTCATTGTTCTCTGTATGTTTGGGACAGCAGGGTTGTTTCTGCAGCCACTAATAGCAGACGCATAA